The following coding sequences lie in one Oceanicola sp. 502str15 genomic window:
- a CDS encoding TAXI family TRAP transporter solute-binding subunit: MFKFNTFKPVVAGLALAAAAMVAAPRAEAEIVVMGGNPEGSLFYAQSQAIGAVIGKHTDIRVDVLPQSPTVYFPMFMTQEADIGLSSPIEADFAARAIGPYEGANGGEGYPLTTLMIGSPIRLSIVVRGNAGIETLADLKGKRVVADYGAFAGSSITAEAALANAGLTADDVEVVSVSSYPEGVSAVIEGRADAAVGSMGSGILQQLNAAEGAKLLSIDPSDEAMARSREIGAAFVPLEVKAGPVGADEDIFVLSYGTTLYARPDLSDETVTTVLKAVWDHYEELKAIHPSLATWTPDRFASTQTMVPYHPAAVSFYKEQGVWTDEVEARNAEVSGQ; this comes from the coding sequence ATGTTCAAATTCAACACATTCAAGCCAGTGGTGGCCGGCCTTGCTCTTGCAGCCGCCGCCATGGTCGCCGCGCCGCGGGCCGAGGCCGAGATTGTCGTCATGGGCGGCAACCCGGAGGGCAGCCTGTTCTACGCCCAGAGCCAGGCCATCGGCGCAGTGATCGGCAAGCACACCGACATTCGTGTCGATGTGCTGCCGCAGTCGCCCACGGTCTACTTTCCAATGTTCATGACGCAGGAGGCCGACATCGGCCTGTCGAGCCCGATCGAGGCGGATTTCGCGGCGCGGGCCATTGGCCCCTACGAGGGCGCCAACGGCGGCGAGGGCTACCCGCTGACCACGCTGATGATCGGCTCGCCGATCCGGCTGTCGATCGTGGTGCGCGGCAATGCCGGCATCGAGACCCTTGCGGACCTGAAGGGCAAACGCGTTGTGGCCGACTACGGCGCCTTCGCGGGCTCGTCGATCACCGCCGAAGCCGCGCTCGCCAACGCGGGGCTTACCGCCGATGACGTCGAGGTGGTCAGCGTGTCGAGCTACCCCGAAGGGGTAAGTGCCGTGATCGAGGGCAGGGCCGATGCCGCCGTGGGCTCGATGGGCAGTGGCATTCTGCAACAGCTGAATGCCGCCGAAGGCGCCAAGCTCCTCTCCATCGACCCCTCCGACGAGGCGATGGCGCGCTCCCGCGAGATCGGCGCCGCCTTCGTGCCGCTCGAGGTCAAGGCGGGCCCGGTGGGCGCGGATGAGGACATCTTCGTTCTGAGCTATGGCACCACGCTCTATGCCCGCCCCGATCTGTCCGACGAAACGGTCACAACCGTGCTCAAGGCCGTCTGGGACCACTACGAAGAGCTGAAGGCCATCCACCCGTCGCTTGCGACCTGGACACCGGACCGCTTTGCCAGCACCCAGACCATGGTGCCCTACCACCCGGCGGCCGTCTCCTTCTACAAGGAGCAGGGCGTCTGGACCGATGAGGTCGAGGCCCGCAACGCGGAAGTCTCCGGCCAGTAA
- a CDS encoding TRAP transporter fused permease subunit: MDNRRHLSGVWRLAVFALAMLIPLASVVYALQLLPRVGIIIYKEQFLALFLALCVAITFLTKPALRREVFALRWIDLLCALAALAVGGYIFIEYETIVRNLGLITTDKVIVSVIGLVLLLESARRHAGWAMVSVGLLALAYAFFGHNLSGMFETRVIRWDRLVTYNYLNAGAVFGTPLYVAATIVTSFVIFGQMLFLVGGGDAISDFALALMGKRRGGPAKVSIVSSALFGSLSGSASANVSTTGILTIPLMRRVGYSAEKAAAVEAVASTGGLVLPPVMAATGFLMAEFLGVPYATIALAAAVPALLFYFCLYLQVDMEAGKAGLSGARGEDLPDLRDASIRIIPVAVPFAVLLYALFGLNWNPAAAAFAGALATVLLSLALPKWRRSFKGYLKTIAGAGEAAVFIAIMCAVAGIVVGCLGLTGLGSSLSQNLVAISGNSIWMLLMFSALGCIVLGMGVPVTATYIILVILIGPALEELGIDRLAAHMFIFYFGTLSFLTPPVCLSVFVAAAIAGSAPMRTAMHALKFAVVAYIIPFAFVLNTGYLLVGTWGEIAAAIVAGVAGVFMLSFALVGHFVRPVAPWLRAAALAAGLAAIFLVEYHWAVALAAPVLLAAFYMLQKRGAAADKLRHSEVAG; encoded by the coding sequence ATGGACAACAGGCGTCACCTTTCCGGAGTCTGGAGACTCGCGGTCTTCGCTCTGGCCATGCTGATCCCGCTCGCTTCGGTCGTCTATGCGCTTCAGCTCCTGCCGCGCGTGGGCATCATCATCTACAAGGAACAGTTCCTCGCGCTCTTTCTCGCCCTCTGCGTGGCGATCACCTTTCTGACCAAGCCGGCGCTGCGCCGTGAGGTCTTCGCCCTGCGCTGGATCGACCTTCTCTGCGCCCTCGCGGCCCTGGCCGTGGGCGGCTACATCTTCATCGAATACGAAACCATCGTCCGCAATCTCGGCCTCATCACGACCGACAAGGTGATCGTCAGCGTGATCGGCCTCGTCCTGCTGCTGGAGTCCGCACGGCGGCACGCGGGCTGGGCAATGGTCAGCGTCGGCCTGCTGGCGCTCGCCTATGCGTTCTTCGGCCACAACCTTTCAGGCATGTTCGAAACCCGCGTGATCCGTTGGGACAGGCTGGTCACCTACAACTACCTGAACGCCGGCGCCGTCTTCGGCACGCCGCTCTACGTCGCCGCCACCATCGTGACCAGTTTCGTGATCTTCGGACAGATGCTGTTTCTGGTGGGCGGGGGAGATGCGATTTCCGATTTCGCTCTGGCCCTGATGGGCAAGCGGCGCGGGGGCCCTGCCAAGGTCTCCATCGTCTCCAGCGCGCTGTTCGGCTCGCTCTCGGGCAGCGCCTCTGCCAACGTCTCGACAACCGGCATCCTCACCATCCCGCTGATGCGGCGCGTGGGCTACAGCGCCGAGAAGGCCGCTGCCGTGGAGGCCGTTGCCTCGACCGGCGGGCTGGTCCTGCCCCCCGTGATGGCCGCCACCGGCTTCCTGATGGCCGAGTTCCTCGGCGTGCCCTATGCCACCATCGCCCTTGCGGCGGCAGTGCCCGCGCTGCTCTTCTACTTCTGCCTCTACCTCCAGGTCGACATGGAGGCCGGCAAGGCTGGGCTGTCGGGCGCAAGGGGCGAGGATCTGCCCGATCTGCGCGACGCCTCGATCCGGATCATCCCCGTCGCCGTGCCCTTTGCGGTGCTGCTCTATGCCCTCTTCGGCCTCAACTGGAACCCCGCCGCCGCAGCCTTCGCAGGTGCGCTGGCCACCGTGCTGCTTTCGCTCGCCCTGCCGAAATGGCGGCGCTCCTTCAAAGGCTATCTCAAGACCATTGCCGGTGCGGGCGAGGCTGCCGTTTTCATTGCAATCATGTGCGCCGTGGCAGGCATCGTGGTGGGCTGCCTCGGCCTCACCGGCTTGGGCTCCAGCCTGTCGCAGAACCTCGTGGCGATCTCGGGCAACAGCATCTGGATGCTGCTGATGTTCTCGGCGCTGGGCTGCATCGTTCTGGGCATGGGGGTGCCTGTGACGGCCACCTATATCATCCTCGTCATCCTGATCGGCCCCGCGCTCGAAGAACTCGGGATCGACCGGCTGGCGGCCCATATGTTCATCTTCTACTTCGGCACCCTGTCGTTCCTTACGCCGCCGGTATGCCTATCGGTCTTCGTCGCGGCGGCCATCGCCGGATCGGCCCCGATGCGAACCGCGATGCACGCGCTCAAATTCGCGGTCGTGGCCTACATCATTCCCTTCGCCTTCGTGCTGAACACCGGCTACCTGCTGGTCGGAACATGGGGCGAGATCGCGGCCGCCATCGTTGCCGGGGTTGCCGGCGTGTTCATGCTCTCCTTCGCGCTGGTGGGCCATTTCGTGCGGCCCGTGGCGCCCTGGCTCCGGGCTGCGGCCCTCGCCGCCGGTCTCGCCGCGATCTTCCTCGTGGAGTATCACTGGGCCGTCGCGCTGGCTGCGCCGGTCCTGCTTGCGGCCTTCTACATGCTGCAGAAGAGGGGCGCGGCGGCAGACAAGCTGCGCCACTCAGAAGTTGCGGGATAG
- a CDS encoding IclR family transcriptional regulator C-terminal domain-containing protein, whose amino-acid sequence MRRQRSPARDRECVAEGGPLTKSGDNIGGLEKGLAIIEVFSTDRKPLTISAAAQATNTSRASARRSLLTLLNLGYVVQVGSAFHPAPRLLRLGDAYFQNASLPQLAQAHLEHARDEVQESVSLAVLDNYEPVFVARAEAEKIVSSLARVGRRLVGYCSATGRVLLADLPDDKLDTYLEQLDPKPLTRHTVTDKSRLREVILKVREERVAITDEELEDGMAALAVPVVDRDGKTIAAMSVSASRARVSAAQMKSELLPVLRRYAEALSRNF is encoded by the coding sequence ATGCGACGGCAGAGATCCCCGGCCCGGGATCGGGAATGTGTCGCCGAAGGGGGACCCTTGACCAAGAGCGGCGACAACATCGGAGGTCTGGAAAAAGGGCTGGCCATCATTGAAGTGTTCTCGACCGACCGGAAACCCTTGACCATTTCTGCTGCGGCCCAGGCCACGAACACCAGTCGCGCGAGCGCAAGGCGCAGCCTGTTGACGCTGTTGAACCTAGGCTATGTGGTACAGGTGGGGTCGGCCTTCCACCCTGCCCCGCGCCTGCTGCGGCTCGGCGATGCGTACTTCCAGAACGCCTCGCTTCCGCAACTGGCGCAGGCACATCTCGAACATGCGCGGGACGAGGTGCAGGAGTCCGTTTCGCTGGCCGTGCTCGACAATTACGAACCGGTCTTCGTCGCGCGGGCGGAAGCCGAAAAGATCGTGTCGTCGCTGGCGCGTGTCGGTCGCCGGCTGGTCGGCTACTGCTCTGCCACCGGGCGCGTGCTTCTTGCCGACCTGCCTGACGACAAGCTCGACACCTACCTCGAGCAGCTCGATCCGAAGCCGCTCACGCGGCACACCGTCACCGACAAGAGCCGGCTGCGCGAGGTGATCCTGAAGGTCCGCGAAGAGCGGGTGGCGATCACCGATGAGGAGCTTGAAGACGGGATGGCCGCGCTGGCCGTTCCCGTGGTGGACCGCGACGGCAAGACGATTGCCGCAATGAGCGTGTCCGCCTCACGGGCGCGGGTGTCGGCGGCGCAGATGAAGAGCGAGCTGCTGCCGGTGTTGCGGCGCTACGCCGAGGCCCTATCCCGCAACTTCTGA